A segment of the Elaeis guineensis isolate ETL-2024a chromosome 6, EG11, whole genome shotgun sequence genome:
AAAAATTTTTTACGATGGTATTTCACCATCGTGAAGTTTTTACTGCGGTCGAAATGATGACAGTTAAAATACCGTCGCAAGACCGTCGCAAATATGTTTTTGCGATGGTAAGTcattattagtgacggtaaaATACCAtcgcaaaaaatatattttcctgTAGTGACAGATGACATATGACTTCGACCTAACCATTCGAGCCCTAGATATTGGTGTTCCAAGgatcatattattttatataatataattagactTTTAAGTAATTCTATAATTCATCGGacattcaagagaaaaaaaaaaaagtgaggtCACCTCAATTTTTACTGCTCTTCCGGCACACGCGATGCATGATGTTTAACATGCAGTTGTTATAAAATGgatttcaattaaatttgattaaagtGAGGAAAAGAAATTAGTAAGCCATTGATAATTGTGATCTTATTAACATATTCAaagaagaattttatttttattggtaTTTAAAAGGTCCATTGGAACGACACAAAAtaggaaaataaagaaaaggggaggaaggctCTAATGAATTATTATAATCATGGGCTCCAACTAAGCTAGTATGCTATCTTGTTTTCTAATTGGTTGTTGTTGTGGGACCATGGCCCCAACCTGCATTTGCTCCAAACACAAACCAATGCGCACGCTTGTATTGCTCcttttcctcccttttttttaattttccgtGCGCATTGGTCTGTGGTTGGTTTAGTCTATTGCTAAGCTGGTAGATCTGGGTGCAACCAATAATTAATCTCTGGTTCAGCTATGGGTCATGTGCCCCACTTTCCCCCTATGGTAAAGCTTTCACCAAAGTTCGCATCTCTTTTCTTCGCAACACCAAACCAAAGTCTCTatctcctccccctctctctctctctctcaaatagCGGACTATCTTTGTGGCACCACAAATTTAGGTTCCTTATTTTATTTCAGGTTCTACTTCGCATATAAATGAATTGGTAGTGAGGTAGCCAAGTTTTAAGCATTTAGTATCATCTTTCTGCTTTGCATAACACAGCGTATCATAATCATATGAACGTGCTACTCTCATATCAATAGAGCATAGGTTGATATCCCCAAAAGAAGTGAAAGCATATGAAGTTTGTAATAGTAGCTGATAGGCACCATCACATAAATGGACTTTAGAAAATAGGGAAAGTGTGAGATTACAATATTAATAGAAAGAACAGCACACTGCTGTTAGTTCATTGAACACTTCCTACAATACTTCACACAACTGATTAAACAAAATGAAGCTAAACAACAGTACATGGAACTGAAACACAACACAGCTGGGGTGATAAATGTTGACAACTTTGAGGTCAGATCACATGAGCAGTTAGAGTAAGGCTTCATATTCTCCTTATGGAGATATAATTTGATTCCTTATCCTGCTTGATCGCCTTACTGGAGTCATAGCCTCTTCATCTCTAGATCCCTATATACAGACAAAAAATGCAGTTTAAGGTCAATTAATTCTTATCCTTTTTTTGAAGTACAGTAAAAGCACATTGCATCTCAGCCATAAAAACAGGAAGAAAATATTAATCTCTTACCTTCTTAGCAGATAATTTCTCATAAGTGGTGAAACTtccataagagattgaagaggacGATACTGCAGAATCCCTCCTCAGCTTTCTCTCATCACTCAAATTCTCTTCCTCTTTGGCTCTCTTTGTCCTGCCCCGGCCAATGGATGAGCTGTTGCACAGACCAGTGCTCAGCTCTGAAGGACCTGAGTCACCCACCATCTCAACATCCACTGGAGAGTTCTGATGGTAAGGTCTCCTTTTATCAATGTAGCTCTCACTGCTACCAGAAATTGATGTAGAGATCACTTTATGGGGTGGCAGCTTCTCAGGTGTCACCACCCTGGCAGTATGCTTTTGCTTCATGATGTGCAGAAAAACCAAGGATGCTGCCAACATTGCAGCTGCCAAAAATACTCCCAATACCAGTGGTGCTGCAAACTCATATTCGGATCCATAAATCATAGATTCTTCTGAATTAGGGCTACTAGAGATTTGATACTTATTACCAACTATGGGGGGACTGTCAAAATCAGAAGGCTTTGTTTGAGAAAGGGAACTGAAATCACTACCATCATCTTCACTGCCTACAGTTTCAGTTTCAGTCACAAGATCATGAGAACGGGAAAGCTCCACCTCAATATTCTTCTCATCTTCAATGCCTTGAATATTCCCTCCTTGTTCCGCATCTTTCATAGAATGCTCTTCAACATTATTCACCATCTCAAATTCCACAGCATTATTGTCTTCTTTCTGATCTTCCTGAAGCTCAGTTTCAATCTTCTCTTCATCAAATTCCATGATATATTCTCTCAAATCTTCAGATCGCTCCATTTCCATCCTCACTGTCTCATATTCAGCATCATCGTCTTGCACTTGAGATTTTCTCTCAATTTCATGTCCTCCATTACTCTCTTCTCCcatatttttcttaaaagctTGCACCATCTCAGTTTTCTGAATAAAATGTTCATAATTTTCTAGACCTTCATCCATAACTAAGGCTGTTGTTAAGTTAGCTAGATGAAACAAACTAAATTCCTCTTCTTTTGGAAGAGAAGCCACATTAGTGTAATAAGAAAATGAATTAACTGACCATTGTCCCAAGCTTCTAGTTAGCTCTTTGAGATTCACAATAGAAGCACTCAAGTGGTTTCTAAAAGGCAGATCCTCAAAGAACCATAAAGCTGGGGCTTTCAACACAGTAGAAGCAGGAGATAATGTCGGAGAATCAGACAAGGGGACCAAAAGGAACAGGATGGCCAGGACCAGAAGAAGGAGAGTGAACTTAAATCTGCCGAAAGAGAGAGATTTAATATGTTTACTATTTGAATCGGGTATGAATTCAGGTTTAGAAACAAGGGTTGCATCAGTGGCTTCCATAGCTTCCACCTCATTGGAAGAAGACAC
Coding sequences within it:
- the LOC105060085 gene encoding uncharacterized protein, which gives rise to MMDARCLSPNPSRPLNLNPKTPDSSTNSIRKSTNSNPFKASNPSDVPQKNSGSKAGAVPSSLRSSFEQKENERDLNCSKTARVRSPVMPCSKGVKNFMAPTISTSSKAIAASPRRKILAERNEVVRSSLTSVSDSHESLAMEEVVSKPQLGCGCDPHTLHDAANLPKVSSDQLGSKDIVPKPEMGFGFQEVSDGAGATKVDLEVKNLQPVIISSFSPSPAISPSPAIAPPDADPSMPPYDPKTNYLSPRPQFLRYRPNPRIEHYLNQDGDLLDIGDGKQLEDSFSSETCEATSSQTEEVQPSDLQKDSEEVSSSNEVEAMEATDATLVSKPEFIPDSNSKHIKSLSFGRFKFTLLLLVLAILFLLVPLSDSPTLSPASTVLKAPALWFFEDLPFRNHLSASIVNLKELTRSLGQWSVNSFSYYTNVASLPKEEEFSLFHLANLTTALVMDEGLENYEHFIQKTEMVQAFKKNMGEESNGGHEIERKSQVQDDDAEYETVRMEMERSEDLREYIMEFDEEKIETELQEDQKEDNNAVEFEMVNNVEEHSMKDAEQGGNIQGIEDEKNIEVELSRSHDLVTETETVGSEDDGSDFSSLSQTKPSDFDSPPIVGNKYQISSSPNSEESMIYGSEYEFAAPLVLGVFLAAAMLAASLVFLHIMKQKHTARVVTPEKLPPHKVISTSISGSSESYIDKRRPYHQNSPVDVEMVGDSGPSELSTGLCNSSSIGRGRTKRAKEEENLSDERKLRRDSAVSSSSISYGSFTTYEKLSAKKGSRDEEAMTPVRRSSRIRNQIISP